The genomic interval GCCAGCATCGACGAACGTAAACCCTGACGCGCGGTGCCGTACGCCACGTTGCCGGACGACCCGCCGAGATATTTGGCGAAGCTCGACGCATCTTCCAGACGGGCACCAATCTGCTGGCTGTAGAGGTCTACCGCCACGCGGCCCATGCATATCACATCAAACTGCTTTTCCACGTTGATACCTCATCAGACAATGTCGTTCACGTTCAGCCAGCGGCCTTCCCGGTGCGAGAGCGCGATCGCGTCCAGCACGCGCGACACCTTCCAGCCCTCTTCGAAGTCCGGCCACATCGGCGCGTCGGCGGCAATCCCGTCCACCAGGTCGCGCACCTCCACCGTTTTTTGATCGTTAAAGCCAATCCCGTGGCCCGCGCCCATGCAGAACGCGGCGTAGTCCGGGTGTGACGGGCCGACGAGCAGCGTGCGGAACCCCTGACGGTTCACTGGATCGTCATGCAGATAGAGCTTCAGTTCCGCCATGCGCTCCTGCGTGAAGCTGATGGCGCCTTTCGTCCCGGTGATGACGAACGACAGCCCCATCTTGCGGCCGCAGGCAACGCGGGAGGTTTCAATCACGCCCTGCGCCCCGCCCGCGAAGCGCACCATCGCGTGGGCCTGGTCCTCATTTTCGACGAGGATCATCTCCGACGAACCGGCCTTTGCCGGACGTTCCGGGACCACGATCTTCAGATCGCCGCAGACCTGCTCAATATCCCCCACCAGGTACTGGGCCATATTGACGATGTGCGCCGCGAGGTCGCCCAGCGCGCCCAGCCCGGCGGTCTCTTTAAAGCAGTGCCAGTGAATGGGCGAGCGCGGGTCGGCCATATAGTCTTCGTTGTGGGTGCCGTAGAAGTGGATCACCTCGCCAATCTCGCCGCGGGCGATAATCTCCTTCGCCAGCTGCGCGGTCGGGTTCTTCATGTAGTTGAACCCCACCAGCGTTTTCACCCCGGCCCGCTTCGCGGCGTCGACCATCTCGCGCGCGTCGTGGGCGTTCAGCGCCAGCGGCTTCTCCGAGTAGACGTGCTTGCCGTGGCGGATC from Enterobacter sp. JBIWA008 carries:
- a CDS encoding Gfo/Idh/MocA family oxidoreductase, with the protein product MKEVRIGLIGTGYIGKAHAIAYAQAPTVFNLRGRLVREMVAEVTPELAAARAQAFGFNRSTGDWRALVADPAIDVVDICSPNHLHKEMALEAIRHGKHVYSEKPLALNAHDAREMVDAAKRAGVKTLVGFNYMKNPTAQLAKEIIARGEIGEVIHFYGTHNEDYMADPRSPIHWHCFKETAGLGALGDLAAHIVNMAQYLVGDIEQVCGDLKIVVPERPAKAGSSEMILVENEDQAHAMVRFAGGAQGVIETSRVACGRKMGLSFVITGTKGAISFTQERMAELKLYLHDDPVNRQGFRTLLVGPSHPDYAAFCMGAGHGIGFNDQKTVEVRDLVDGIAADAPMWPDFEEGWKVSRVLDAIALSHREGRWLNVNDIV